Sequence from the Janthinobacterium lividum genome:
AACTGGCATGACCCTGGACCGGACCGGCATCGAGCAGCAGCTGGCCCTGCCCGTGCGCCACTTCATCGATTGCGCGTTCGACGGCGAAGACTTGTCGCGCCTCGATTTGCAGGGCTGCACCTTCGAGCGCTGCACCTTTGCCGACACCAACTTATTCGCCAGCAAGCTGGCGCGCAGCACGTGGCGCCGCTGCCGCGCAGGCAGCGCCGATTTCGAATCCGTCGATGCCGTCGACGCCAGCTTCGAAGGCTGCGACCTGAACAACACGAAATGGCGGCGCGCCAAGCTGGCTTCGGCCACCTACCGCGGCTGCAAGCTGACGGGCGCCTCGTTCGAGGAAGTGGCCCACCTGGGCCTCACCTTCGAAGACAGCCTGCTGGTGGGCGCCGACCTGCGCGGCTTCTCGTTCCGCAAGGCCATATTGAAACAGCTGGATTTTTCCGATGCCTACCTGGCCGGCTGCGACTTCCGCGACGCCGTCTTCGAAGGCGGCAGCCTGCGCAACGCCACGATCAAGCTGGCGAAGTTCCAGGGCGCGGACTTGCGCGGCGCTGATATCGACGGTTTCAAATTGAGCGACGCGGCGCTGCTGAAGGGCGCCGTCATCACGCATGCGCAGGCGGCCAACTTCATGCGCACGCTCGATCTCGTAGTAATCTAATTGGTATTGATTTAACTTAAACAGGCAAAAAAAAGCCCGCTGCGGGAGCGGGCTGAATCTATTTCCTTGGAGGAGATAGAGGAGACAAGTGCATCTTGCGGCATCGCGGCATATCACGCCACTTTATCTTCATGATGATAGAAATAGCCGTCAGTGATAATGAGCGGACATCAGGGTTTCACGCCGTACGGCGCGTGGCTTGCGGCAGAAATTCTCCCAGCCACACCAGCAGGGCC
This genomic interval carries:
- a CDS encoding pentapeptide repeat-containing protein, whose protein sequence is MATHDTAVTGMTLDRTGIEQQLALPVRHFIDCAFDGEDLSRLDLQGCTFERCTFADTNLFASKLARSTWRRCRAGSADFESVDAVDASFEGCDLNNTKWRRAKLASATYRGCKLTGASFEEVAHLGLTFEDSLLVGADLRGFSFRKAILKQLDFSDAYLAGCDFRDAVFEGGSLRNATIKLAKFQGADLRGADIDGFKLSDAALLKGAVITHAQAANFMRTLDLVVI